A genomic window from Gammaproteobacteria bacterium includes:
- a CDS encoding copper-translocating P-type ATPase has product TRNLNMFTLIGLGVSVAFVYSVIATVFPAIFPPEVFNKVGVVPVYFEAAAVITTLILLGQMLELRARSQTNAAIKLLLGLAPKTARIVRDDGAEEDIPMEHVQVGDTLRVRPGEKIPVDGTVIDGDSNVDESMVTGEPMPVEKMAGERLIGATVNGTGSLMMRAEKVGADTLLAQIVNMVAEAQRSRAPIQRLVDVVSGYFVPAVVVIAVVTFIVWSLWGPEPAIAYAVINAVAVLIIACPCALGLATPMSIMVGTGKGAMMGVLFKNAEALEVLRKVDTLVVDKTGTLTEGKPKLVSVVAREGFQENENLRLAASLERGSEHPLAEAIVQGAEARGVALATADNFQSVTGKGVTGEVDGRQIALGNIKLLHDLGIDVGDLPQQADAGRAEGQTVMLLAVDGKAAGLIGVADPIKATTPEAIRDLHREGIRVVMLTGDSRKTAEAVAAKLDIDQVQAEVLPEQKAEVVKQLQAEGHIVAMAGDGINDAPALAQAHVGVAMGTGTDVAMESAGVTLVKGDLRGIVRARRLSHATMRNIRQNLFFAFIYNAAGVPIAAGVLYPFFGLLLSPIIAAAAMSFSSVSVIANALRLRNVKL; this is encoded by the coding sequence ACGCGTAATCTGAATATGTTCACCCTTATCGGGCTCGGTGTCTCGGTGGCCTTTGTCTACAGTGTTATCGCCACCGTTTTCCCCGCTATTTTCCCGCCCGAAGTGTTTAATAAGGTGGGCGTGGTGCCGGTCTATTTCGAGGCGGCGGCGGTGATTACTACACTGATATTGCTCGGGCAAATGCTGGAACTGCGTGCGCGCAGCCAGACCAACGCGGCAATCAAACTATTGTTAGGGCTGGCGCCCAAGACTGCGCGTATCGTTCGTGATGATGGCGCTGAAGAAGACATCCCCATGGAACATGTGCAGGTCGGTGATACGCTGCGGGTGCGTCCAGGTGAAAAAATCCCGGTAGACGGCACTGTCATTGATGGTGACAGCAATGTTGACGAATCCATGGTAACGGGTGAGCCGATGCCAGTCGAAAAAATGGCCGGAGAACGGTTGATTGGTGCCACGGTCAACGGTACCGGCAGCCTGATGATGCGAGCCGAAAAAGTTGGGGCTGACACTCTGTTGGCGCAGATCGTCAACATGGTGGCTGAGGCGCAGCGTTCGCGCGCGCCTATCCAGAGGCTGGTAGATGTTGTGTCCGGTTATTTTGTTCCCGCAGTAGTGGTGATTGCGGTTGTTACCTTCATCGTCTGGAGTTTATGGGGGCCGGAACCCGCTATTGCCTACGCCGTAATCAACGCTGTGGCGGTATTGATTATCGCCTGCCCCTGCGCCCTCGGTCTGGCCACGCCCATGTCCATCATGGTCGGCACCGGCAAAGGCGCGATGATGGGTGTCTTGTTCAAAAATGCCGAGGCGTTGGAGGTCTTGCGCAAGGTTGATACCCTGGTGGTGGATAAAACCGGCACGCTTACCGAAGGCAAGCCGAAGCTGGTCTCGGTTGTTGCGCGCGAGGGTTTTCAAGAGAATGAGAACCTGCGCCTGGCCGCCAGCCTGGAACGCGGCAGCGAGCATCCATTGGCCGAGGCCATTGTGCAGGGCGCCGAGGCGCGCGGTGTTGCACTGGCGACGGCGGATAATTTCCAATCTGTGACCGGCAAAGGCGTTACTGGTGAAGTAGATGGCCGCCAAATTGCCTTGGGTAACATCAAATTATTGCACGATCTTGGCATTGATGTCGGGGATCTGCCGCAACAGGCTGATGCTGGGCGCGCAGAAGGCCAGACTGTGATGTTGCTAGCGGTTGATGGTAAAGCCGCCGGCCTGATCGGTGTCGCCGACCCCATTAAGGCCACCACCCCCGAGGCGATTCGAGACCTGCACCGCGAAGGCATTCGCGTGGTTATGCTCACTGGTGACAGTCGCAAGACTGCCGAAGCGGTGGCGGCGAAACTGGATATCGACCAGGTGCAGGCCGAGGTGTTGCCAGAGCAAAAGGCCGAGGTGGTGAAACAACTCCAGGCCGAAGGGCATATCGTCGCCATGGCCGGAGACGGCATCAACGATGCCCCGGCCCTGGCCCAGGCTCACGTCGGCGTTGCTATGGGTACTGGCACCGATGTCGCCATGGAGAGCGCCGGTGTCACCCTGGTCAAGGGCGATTTGCGCGGCATTGTGCGAGCGCGTCGTCTCAGCCATGCCACCATGCGCAATATCCGCCAGAATCTGTTTTTTGCCTTCATCTATAACGCCGCCGGTGTGCCAATTGCCGCGGGCGTGTTGTATCCCTTTTTCGGGCTGCTGTTATCACCCATTATCGCCGCTGCGGCTATGAGCTTCAGCTCGGTGTCGGTGATTGCCAATGCCCTCAGGTTACGCAACGTAAAATTGTAG
- a CDS encoding DUF2784 domain-containing protein, producing the protein MNSSPLLLLIADAVLLLHVLFIVFVVAGLALIFIGSALAWSWVRNPWFRIAHLSAIGIVVVQSWLGAICPLTTLEMALRLRAGGTVYSGSFIAHWLDTILYYQAPAWVFVVCYTAFGAVVVASWFWVRPRRLTAFKSWRHLNK; encoded by the coding sequence GTGAATTCCTCACCTCTCCTTCTACTGATCGCCGATGCAGTTTTACTGCTACATGTACTATTTATCGTTTTTGTCGTGGCTGGCCTCGCTCTAATATTTATTGGTAGTGCGCTTGCTTGGTCCTGGGTTAGAAACCCCTGGTTTCGTATAGCGCATCTCAGCGCCATTGGTATAGTCGTGGTTCAGTCGTGGCTCGGGGCCATATGTCCGCTTACAACTTTGGAAATGGCACTACGTTTGCGGGCTGGGGGCACTGTGTATTCTGGTTCTTTCATAGCACATTGGCTTGATACTATTCTTTATTATCAAGCGCCTGCATGGGTCTTTGTGGTTTGCTATACGGCTTTTGGTGCAGTCGTAGTAGCTAGCTGGTTTTGGGTTCGCCCGCGCCGATTAACTGCATTCAAGTCATGGCGCCACCTAAATAAGTAA
- a CDS encoding DUF3024 domain-containing protein: protein MAISEFEIKRCEKLVGSYVEQHRPPSHIRDKVDLSYRVKNQSVEIFEIRPRWNEPQQKIEEMIAKTTYVKKSGLWKVYWQRADMKWHRYDPMPEVGSLEEFLALVAEDKHCCFYG, encoded by the coding sequence ATGGCAATAAGTGAATTTGAAATCAAGCGGTGTGAGAAATTAGTGGGTTCTTATGTAGAACAGCACAGGCCACCTTCGCATATAAGGGATAAGGTAGACCTGAGCTATCGAGTCAAAAATCAAAGTGTCGAAATATTCGAGATACGCCCACGGTGGAATGAGCCACAGCAAAAAATAGAAGAAATGATTGCAAAAACCACCTACGTTAAAAAGAGTGGCCTATGGAAGGTATATTGGCAACGTGCAGATATGAAATGGCATCGCTACGATCCAATGCCAGAGGTTGGTTCATTAGAGGAGTTTCTAGCGTTGGTGGCGGAAGACAAGCACTGTTGTTTCTATGGTTAA
- a CDS encoding PepSY domain-containing protein, producing the protein MGILNRSTLMKAHALLAAFILPVAIMFFVTGALYTWGIKGDYDTTIHELHLKKPIQGELRELIELAKNELKRQDIETPSGQAKIKRIGSSFKLEWTGSNMDIIIEPTSQPLIAKLEIKNTNWHRQFVQLHKAKGGTPFKVYAAAFATALLLLLITGFIMAWQMPKLRKLTLASALLGIAVFVVMVISS; encoded by the coding sequence ATGGGAATACTCAATCGTTCTACACTAATGAAAGCGCACGCGCTATTAGCGGCCTTTATCTTGCCAGTGGCAATTATGTTTTTTGTTACTGGTGCTCTTTATACATGGGGCATAAAAGGCGATTATGATACAACTATTCATGAACTACACCTTAAAAAACCTATCCAAGGCGAGCTTAGAGAGCTTATTGAATTAGCAAAAAACGAGTTGAAAAGACAAGATATAGAAACACCATCAGGTCAAGCTAAAATCAAAAGAATTGGCTCTTCTTTCAAGCTAGAGTGGACGGGTTCAAATATGGATATTATTATTGAGCCAACATCACAACCATTAATTGCTAAATTGGAAATAAAAAACACCAACTGGCACCGACAGTTTGTGCAACTACATAAAGCAAAAGGCGGCACCCCATTTAAGGTATATGCCGCTGCATTTGCCACCGCCTTGCTGTTATTACTTATTACCGGATTTATTATGGCATGGCAAATGCCAAAGTTACGAAAACTAACATTAGCTTCTGCATTATTGGGTATAGCCGTATTTGTTGTAATGGTCATATCCAGTTAA